A window of Saccharomyces eubayanus strain FM1318 chromosome XII, whole genome shotgun sequence contains these coding sequences:
- the KNS1 gene encoding serine/threonine protein kinase KNS1, which translates to MSQNIQIGTRKRSRANMNNSTTTGPADNVSANKAFLDSFEDTRTNNLLDEMFARQNSFLSDNLRNSLDLNQAENSHLPRQHQHQLFLDNENAIDLDDEPRTTNTTINNINNNNSSRVDEDADDDIIFIKEQPIQFSSPLILPSSSSNNNNAANTYITTPKKFKKQRTISLPQLPLSKLSYQSSYFSVPDQNNAIVPRVTQTENELLHLTGSCAKTLEGNKAVNLTIAHSTSPFYNPPLQLEPPPQPLPPQSTFKKQIGSSLRKFKSNSSSESASSSKSNFKTDKDGHYVYQENDVFGSGGRFIVKDLLGQGTFGKVLKCIDNKYEPNYNNGRNYVAVKVIRAVDRYREAAKTELRILQTILNNDPQGQFQCLLLRECFDYKNHICLVTDLYGKSIYDFMCSNGIARFPGSHIQAIARQLIRSVCFLHDLGIIHTDLKPENILICDETHIAQNLPPKTIQSLSKRRREASKGKHKILNNPEVKIIDFGSAIFHYEYHPPVISTRHYRAPEIVLGLGWSFPCDIWSIACVLVELVIGESLYPIHENLEHMAMMQRINGTPFPTDIIDKMFYKSKHKLGNSPSDLNSTVIKHFDKKSLTLQWPEKNKRGETVTTEKSMKRVLQSCDRLDIYISKILKLDYGDSMSINWNLPAEKNWSLINSKMLWKKQIHSSSAAATDRLDKETFLFWYWFIDLLRKMFEFDPTKRITAKDALDHEWFNLGILDDGIANYNNTQG; encoded by the coding sequence ATGTCACAGAATATTCAAATCGGCACTAGAAAACGTTCAAGAGCTAATATGAATAATTCCACTACTACGGGCCCTGCAGACAATGTGAGCGCCAACAAGGCCTTTCTGGACAGCTTCGAAGACACACGCACAAACAACCTGCTGGACGAGATGTTTGCCCGGCAGAACTCCTTCCTGAGCGACAACCTCAGGAACAGTCTGGATCTGAACCAGGCGGAAAACTCGCACCTCCCCCGCCAACATCAGCACCAGCTGTTTCTGGACAACGAAAACGCCATAGATCTGGACGACGAGCCCCGCACCACAAACACTACgatcaataatattaacaacaataacagtaGCCGCGTTGACGAGGACGCCGACGACGACATCATATTTATCAAGGAGCAGCCCATACAATTCTCGTCGCCGTTGATTCTGCCCAGCAGCAgtagcaacaacaacaatgcGGCCAACACGTACATCACGAcaccaaagaaattcaaaaaacagCGAACCATCTCGCTGCCCCAACTGCCACTATCGAAACTCAGCTACCAGTCAAGCTACTTCAGTGTTCCTGACCAAAACAACGCAATTGTGCCCAGAGTCACCCAGACCGAGAACGAACTGCTGCACCTAACGGGCTCCTGCGCTAAGACCCTGGAGGGCAACAAGGCCGTGAATCTCACAATAGCCCACAGCACGTCTCCCTTTTACAACCCGCCTCTGCAACTGGAGCCTCCACCCCAACCCTTGCCACCACAGTCCACGTTCAAAAAACAGATCGGCTCGTCTCTGAGGAAGTTCAAATCGAATAGCTCTTCAGAGAGCGCCTCGTCCAGCAAATCCAATTTTAAAACAGACAAGGACGGCCACTACGTGTACCAGGAAAACGACGTCTTCGGTAGCGGGGGTCGCTTCATCGTTAAGGACCTGTTGGGCCAAGGCACTTTCGGCAAGGTGCTCAAATGCATCGACAACAAGTACGAGCCAAACTACAATAACGGCAGAAACTACGTCGCGGTCAAGGTCATAAGGGCCGTGGATAGATATAGAGAAGCCGCCAAGACAGAACTAAGAATCCTACAAACCATTTTAAACAACGACCCGCAGGGCCAATTCCAGTGCCTTCTGCTAAGGGAGTGCTTCGACTACAAAAACCACATCTGTCTGGTGACAGATCTATACGGCAAGTCCATCTACGATTTCATGTGCTCCAACGGTATTGCCAGGTTCCCGGGCTCCCACATACAGGCCATCGCCAGGCAGTTGATCCGATCGGTGTGTTTCTTGCACGATTTAGGGATAATCCACACGGACTTGAAGCCTGAGAATATCCTGATCTGCGACGAAACCCACATCGCTCAGAATTTGCCCCCAAAGACTATCCAGTCACTAAGCAAAAGGCGTCGTGAGGCCAGTAAAGGGAAACACaaaatcttgaataacCCAGAAGTCAAAATCATCGATTTCGGCAGCGCCATCTTCCACTACGAATACCACCCTCCGGTAATATCCACTCGCCACTATAGAGCTCCTGAGATCGTGCTCGGCTTGGGCTGGTCGTTCCCCTGCGATATCTGGTCTATCGCGTGCGTCCTGGTCGAACTGGTCATTGGCGAATCTCTTTACCCGATCCATGAAAACCTCGAGCACATGGCCATGATGCAGCGCATCAACGGCACCCCCTTCCCGACAGACATCATCGACAAGATGTTCTACAAATCCAAACACAAACTGGGAAACTCTCCATCGGACCTGAACTCGACCGTAATAAAGCACTTCGATAAGAAATCGCTGACTTTACAATGGCCGGAAAAGAACAAACGCGGCGAAACCGTAACCACcgaaaaatcaatgaagAGAGTCTTGCAATCATGCGATCGCCTAGACATCTACATCTCCAAGATCTTGAAGCTGGATTACGGCGACAGCATGAGCATCAATTGGAACCTGCCGgcggaaaaaaattggtctttgataaattcaaaaatgctatggaaaaagcaaataCACTCTTCCTCCGCTGCAGCCACGGACAGACTCGACAAAGaaactttcttgttctgGTACTGGTTCATCGACCTGCTGAGGAAAATGTTCGAATTCGACCCGACAAAAAGAATCACCGCCAAGGACGCGCTGGATCACGAATGGTTTAACCTGGGCATACTGGATGACGGTATTGCAAATTACAATAATACCCAAGGTTAG
- the COX19 gene encoding Cox19p: protein MSGNPGSSLSALRPTPPERGSFPLDHDGDCTKHMQEYLKCMQLVQNENAMNCRLLAKNYLRCRMDHQLMDYDEWSHLGLPEDTPSTVDRATNKNNNVNNTNNTNNTNNK from the coding sequence ATGTCGGGAAATCCAGGAAGCTCGCTGAGCGCATTGAGACCCACCCCCCCAGAAAGAGGCTCGTTCCCACTAGACCACGACGGCGATTGCACGAAACACATGCAGGAGTACCTTAAATGCATGCAGCTGGTGCAGAACGAGAACGCAATGAACTGCCGCTTACTGGCCAAGAACTACCTGCGCTGCCGGATGGACCACCAGCTGATGGACTACGACGAGTGGTCACACTTGGGCCTACCGGAGGACACCCCCAGCACTGTCGATCGTGCcaccaacaagaacaacaatGTCAACAACACCAATAACACCAATAACACCAATAACAAGTAG
- the DPS1 gene encoding aspartate--tRNA ligase DPS1 produces MSQDENIAKAVAESAEPAQVILGEDGKPLSKKGLKKLQKEQEKQRKKEERALQLEAEKEAREKKAASEDTAKENYGKLPLIQSRDSDRTGEERVKFIDLDEARDSDKEVLFRARVHNTRQQGATLAFLTLRQQASLIQGLVKANKEGTVTKHMVKWAGSLNLESIVLVRGIVKKVDEPIKSATVQNLEIHITKIYTISETPETLPILLEDASRSEAEAEAAGLPVVNLDTRLDSRVIDLRTVTNQAIFRIQAGVCELFREYLSKKKFTEVHTPKLLGAPSEGGSSVFEVTYFKGKAYLAQSPQFNKQQLIVADFERVFEIGPVFRAENSNTHRHMTEFTGLDMEMAFEEHYHEVLDTLSELFVFIFSELPKRFAQEIELVRKQYPVEEFKLPKDGKMVRLTYKEGIDMLKAAGKEIGDFEDLSTENEKFLGKLVRDKYDTDFYILDKFPLEIRPFYTMPDPANPKYSNSYDFFMRGEEILSGAQRIHDHALLQERMKVHGLSTEDPGLKDYCDGFSYGCPPHAGGGIGLERVVMFYLDLKNIRRASLFPRDPRRLRP; encoded by the coding sequence ATGTCCCAAGACGAAAATATTGCCAAGGCTGTTGCCGAATCTGCCGAACCCGCCCAAGTTATCCTCGGGGAAGACGGGAAACCATTATCCAAGAAgggtttgaagaaattgcagAAGGAGCAAGAAAAGCAGAGAAAGAAGGAGGAGAGAGCTCTTCAATTGGAAGCCGAAAAAGAGGCCCGCGAAAAGAAGGCTGCCTCCGAAGACACCGCCAAGGAAAATTACGGTAAGTTGCCATTGATCCAGTCCCGTGATTCTGACAGAACCGGCGAGGAACGTGTCAAGTTTATCGATTTGGATGAGGCTAGAGACAGTGACAAAGAGGTCCTATTCAGAGCCAGAGTCCACAACACCAGACAGCAAGGTGCCACATTAGCCTTTTTAACATTGAGACAACAAGCCTCTTTGATCCAAGGTCTTGTAAAGGCCAACAAGGAAGGTACCGTCACCAAGCACATGGTCAAGTGGGCTGGTTCTTTGAACCTGGAGTCCATTGTCCTTGTCAGAGGTATTGTCAAGAAGGTGGACGAGCCAATCAAATCCGCCACTGTGCAAAACCTGGAAATCCACATCACAAAGATTTACACCATTTCCGAGACTCCAGAAACGCTACCAATTCTTTTGGAAGACGCTTCCCGTTCCGAAGCAGAAGCTGAGGCGGCCGGTTTGCCAGTAGTCAACCTAGACACTAGACTAGACTCACGTGTCATCGACTTAAGAACCGTCACCAACCAGGCTATCTTCAGAATCCAAGCCGGTGTCTGCGAACTGTTTAGAGAGTACTTgtccaagaagaagtttaCTGAAGTGCACACACCAAAACTTTTGGGTGCTCCAAGTGAAGGTGGTTCCAGTGTGTTCGAGGTGACGTACTTCAAGGGTAAGGCCTACCTGGCCCAATCTCCACAGTTcaacaaacaacaattgATCGTTGCCGATTTCGAAAGAGTTTTCGAAATCGGCCCTGTGTTCAGAGCTGAAAACTCCAACACCCACCGTCACATGACCGAGTTCACCGGGTTGGACATGGAAATGGCGTTCGAAGAACATTACCACGAAGTCTTGGACACTTTGAGCGAGTTGTTTGTGTTCATCTTCAGTGAATTGCCCAAGAGATTTGCCCAAGAGATCGAGCTGGTACGTAAACAGTACCCGGTCGAAGAATTCAAGTTGCCCAAAGACGGTAAAATGGTCCGTCTTACATACAAGGAAGGTATTGATATGCTAAAGGCTGCCGGTAAGGAAATCGGCGACTTCGAGGATTTGAGTAccgaaaacgaaaaattcCTGGGTAAGTTGGTGCGCGACAAGTACGACACCGACTTCTACATCTTGGACAAATTCCCCTTGGAGATCCGTCCCTTCTACACGATGCCTGATCCTGCCAACCCCAAATACTCCAACTCTTACGATTTCTTCATGAGAGGTGAGGAGATCTTGTCCGGTGCGCAACGTATCCACGACCACGCTTTGctacaagaaagaatgaaagTGCACGGCTTATCCACCGAAGACCCAGGTCTAAAGGACTACTGCGACGGGTTCAGCTACGGGTGTCCCCCACACGCTGGTGGTGGTATCGGTTTGGAAAGAGTTGTTATGTTCTACTTGGACTTGAAGAACATCAGAAGAGCCTCGTTGTTCCCAAGAGATCCTAGAAGATTGAGACCATGA